From Anopheles arabiensis isolate DONGOLA chromosome 3, AaraD3, whole genome shotgun sequence, a single genomic window includes:
- the LOC120901551 gene encoding PPE family protein PPE11-like — MRFGRLISGVVLLLGVTARVAGSREEPKTFPGASLVLPAVLPILGTIIPTLIPGIQGPPGALPGVSVSHSTSIATSVHNRPIAISHSGSVSTNGNTDAGSGASAGSSHHGSVTAESASSARRKTGFAKAPQLSKRWSKFFKKLG; from the exons ATGCGTTTCGGAAGATTAATTAGCggtgttgtgttgctgctgggaGTAACCGCGCGTGTGGCAGGTAGCCGGGAGGAACCGAAAACGTTTCCGGG AGCGTCACTGGTGCTGCCGGCCGTTCTGCCAATTCTTGGCACGATCATACCCACCCTCATACCGGGCATACAGGGTCCACCGGGAGCGCTCCCAGGAGTGTCCGTTTCGCACTCCACGTCCATCGCCACCTCGGTGCACAATCGACCGATCGCTATAAG ccATAGTGGTTCGGTTTCGACAAATGGAAATACGGATGCTGGTTCGGGTGCTTCTGCCGGCTCGTCACACCATGGATCCGTGACGGCCGAGAGTGCTTCCAGTGCGAGGCGCAAAACTGGATTTGCCAAAGCGCCACAGTTGAGCAAACGATGgagcaaatttttcaaaaagctTGGTTAA
- the LOC120901550 gene encoding lamin Dm0-like, producing MSQKMKKPAAKPSSTTATNNGNTAHTPSGAQSVSSSASTVSSASESSETALSPSRRSRLHEKNSLMNLNDRLACYIERVRYLEQENSRLSLELTTFQETAAREVSGLKSIYEHELADARKLLDETARDKAKVEIDAKRYWEENEQLRTKLNRRTKELSELEKEARANESRCIELTANYNTLSSERKKLQDELREADKESDKLRRTFEKMRKDYEHETLVRVDLENNIQSLREELTFKEQVHSQELSESKLRRQSEISEIDGFLMEQYETKLQQTLQELRDQYEQQLRLNREEISDLFEGRIRALEERLVLERTRYDEEKAKLEQQLDGMRNEMAVQLKDYQDLMDIKISLDMEIAAYDKLLSSEETRLNITPNVTSTSTGGSSAFTSSSRLFRTPSLKRKRNNLDESIDYSVVTSAKGDIEVTECDPEGRFVRIANKSKQEYALAGWQLIRRPVDGAEVSYRFPKSAKIEGNGMVTVWATVANRKPDPPTDLVMKGALWTVTDAMSTVLVNEEGEEMALVERHRMMKPPKDKYFHHEESGGRLGVYGASGLSKSPSNGSEAGRVGNKNDEQCSVM from the coding sequence ATGTCacagaaaatgaagaaaccgGCCGCAAAGCCATCCTCCACCACCGCAACCAACAATGGCAACACGGCCCATACGCCCAGCGGTGCCCAGTCCGTGTCGTCGTCCGCCTCGACCGTTTCGAGCGCCTCGGAATCGTCGGAAACGGCCCTCAGCCCGTCGCGTCGTAGCCGACTGCACGAAAAGAACAGTCTCATGAACCTGAACGATCGGCTGGCCTGTTACATCGAGCGGGTGCGCTACCTGGAGCAGGAAAACTCACGCCTCTCGCTCGAGCTGACCACCTTCCAGGAGACGGCCGCCCGGGAAGTGTCCGGGCTGAAGTCGATCTACGAGCACGAGCTGGCGGACGCCCGCAAGCTGCTCGACGAGACGGCCCGCGACAAGGCAAAGGTCGAGATTGACGCGAAGCGCTACTGGGAGGAGAACGAGCAGCTGCGCACGAAGCTGAACCGCCGGACGAAGGAACTGAGCGAGCTGGAGAAGGAGGCACGGGCGAACGAGTCGCGGTGCATCGAGCTGACCGCGAACTACAACACGCTCAGCTCGGAGCGCAAGAAGCTGCAGGACGAGCTGAGGGAAGCGGACAAGGAGTCGGACAAGCTGCGCCGCACGTTCGAGAAGATGCGCAAGGACTACGAGCACGAGACGCTGGTGCGCGTGGACCTGGAGAACAACATACAGAGCCTGCGGGAGGAGCTCACGTTCAAGGAGCAGGTGCACAGCCAGGAGCTGAGCGAGAGCAAGCTGCGCCGGCAGAGCGAGATCAGCGAGATCGACGGCTTCCTGATGGAGCAGTACGAGACGAAGCTGCAGCAGACGCTGCAGGAGCTGCGCGATCAGTacgagcagcagctgcggTTGAATCGGGAGGAGATATCGGACCTGTTCGAGGGACGCATCCGGGCGCTGGAGGAGCGGCTGGTGCTGGAGCGCACCCGGTACGACGAGGAGAAGGCCaagctcgagcagcagctggacGGGATGCGGAACGAGATGGCGGTGCAGCTGAAGGACTACCAGGATCTGATGGACATAAAGATTTCGCTCGACATGGAGATAGCGGCGTACGATAAGCTGCTGTCGTCGGAGGAAACGCGCCTCAACATTACGCCGAACGTGACGAGCACGAGCACCGGCGGTAGTTCCGCATTCACGTCCAGCTCGCGACTGTTTCGAACGCCGTCGCTGAAGCGCAAGCGCAACAATCTGGACGAATCGATCGACTACTCGGTGGTGACGTCGGCCAAAGGGGACATCGAGGTGACGGAGTGTGATCCCGAGGGACGGTTCGTGCGCATCGCTAACAAGTCCAAGCAGGAGTACGCGCTGGCCGGCTGGCAGTTGATCCGGCGGCCAGTGGATGGGGCCGAGGTTAGCTATCGCTTCCCAAAGTCGGCCAAAATCGAGGGCAACGGGATGGTGACGGTCTGGGCCACGGTGGCAAACCGGAAGCCGGATCCACCGACGGATTTGGTGATGAAGGGTGCCCTCTGGACGGTGACTGATGCCATGTCGACGGTGCTGGTGAATGAGGAGGGTGAAGAGATGGCGCTGGTCGAACGGCACCGAATGATGAAGCCGCCCAAGGACAAATACTTCCACCACGAGGAGAGTGGCGGCCGGCTAGGGGTGTACGGAGCGTCCGGGCTGTCGAAATCACCCTCGAACGGGTCGGAGGCTGGGCGTGTTGGGAACAAAAACGATGAACAGTGTAGCGTCATGTGA
- the LOC120901548 gene encoding peroxisomal acyl-coenzyme A oxidase 3 yields MPVDEERTVIPDVPRGPLCDYRSKAQFNWKDFRLVLEDKELVKIKYDIWRRLEREPLFAPVTSTLSVDQQKERAARQVNRIADLELAPPEIYSKPYKYRVRYLMSINEALHAVCPSLSVKIALGVGLFTNSLLAMGTDRHQEIYNQAWNREIITCLAITEVSHGSNTKRCRTTATYDPATQEFIIHTPDFEAAKCWVGNLGKTASMALLFAILYTADGENHGLQGFLVPIRDPKTLLPYPGVTVGDIGEKIGLNGIDNGFVMFNHYRIPRENLLNRTGDVTPEGVYESTFSEPGKILGAVLESFSAGRLGIMQESSNTLSHAAVIAVRYAALRKQFGTDRNGPEQSIIEYQLHQWRIFPYLAAACVLKVSVFAMTEIYLETVQKSQAESNGFELLTQIVSEIHALVSSSKPLVTWTARDAIQESREACGGHGYLRAANLGELRNNHDPSCTYEGDNNVLGQQASNWLIRQWKNAKVESPVGTASFITRRDAILSGDYDALLRTGVRLESTEFVSQCYEWLMCWLLKQSVAQMEEASKAGVDTFTARNNCQVYRARDLSRAYAEYYALESFRSRCARADVNADLKPVLFRVYLIYGLWCLDRHMTTFYAGSFAKGSAFADAVRGTLLRMCGELKDSAVAIADALAPPDWVLNSVIAKSDGRLYENIQSVFMTNPGALERASWWKDVIPSKLRAKL; encoded by the exons atgccAGTAGACGAGGAGCGTACAGTCATACCGGATGTGCCCCGTGGACCGCTGTGTGATTACCGTTCGAAGGCACAGTTTAACTGGAAAGATTTTAGGCTAGTGCTAGAAGATAAGGAGCTGGTTAAGATCAAA TACGACATATGGCGCCGGTTAGAGAGGGAACCCCTGTTTGCCCCGGTCACGTCCACGCTGTCGGTCGATCAGCAGAAGGAACGGGCGGCCCGTCAGGTGAACCGTATCGCCGATCTGGAGCTCGCCCCGCCCGAAATCTACTCGAAGCCGTACAAGTACCGGGTGCGCTATCTCATGAGCATcaacgaagcgctgcacgcgGTCTGCCCGAGCCTGTCGGTGAAGATAGCGCTCGGCGTGGGGCTGTTCACGAACTCGCTGCTAGCGATGGGTACCGACCGGCACCAGGAGATCTACAACCAGGCGTGGAACCGGGAGATCATCACCTGTCTAGCGATTACGGAGGTTTCGCACGGCAGCAACACGAAGCGCTGTCGTACGACGGCCACGTACGATCCGGCCACGCAAGAGTTCATCATCCACACGCCCGATTTCGAGGCGGCTAAATGTTGGGTGGGCAATTTGGGCAAAACCGCCTCGATGGCGCTGCTGTTTGCCATCCTCTACACAGCCGACGGGGAAAACCATGGGCTGCAGGGCTTTCTGGTGCCGATTAGGGACCCAAAAACGTTGCTGCCCTATCCCGGCGTGACGGTGGGCGATATTGGCGAGAAGATTGGGCTGAACGGCATCGACAATGGGTTCGTGATGTTCAACCACTATCGTATACCGCGGGAGAATCTGCTTAACCGTACCGGGGACGTGACGCCGGAGGGTGTGTACGAGAGTACGTTCAGTGAGCCGGGCAAAATCTTGGGTGCCGTGCTGGAATCGTTCTCGGCCGGACGGTTGGGCATCATGCAGGAGTCGTCAAATACGCTGTCGCATGCGGCTGTGATTGCGGTGCGGTATGCGGCACTGAGGAAACAGTTCGGCACGGATAGGAACGGTCCGGAGCAGTCGATCATCGAGTATCAGTTGCAT CAATGGCGCATCTTCCCCTATCTGGCCGCTGCCTGCGTACTTAAGGTGTCCGTGTTTGCCATGACCGAGATCTATCTGGAGACGGTGCAGAAATCGCAGGCGGAATCGAACGGGTTCGAGCTGCTGACGCAGATCGTGTCCGAGATACACGCGCTTGTGTCGTCCTCGAAGCCGCTCGTCACGTGGACGGCACGCGATGCGATTCAAGAGTCGCGCGAAGCGTGTGGCGGCCATGGCTATCTACGGGCGGCCAATTTGGGCGAGCTGCGCAACAACCACGATCCTAGCTGTACTTACGAGGGGGACAATAATGTGCTTGGGCAGCAGGCCTCAAACTGGCTGATTAGGCAGTGGAAGAATGCGAAGGTGGAGAGTCCGGTCGGGACGGCTAGCTTTATTACGCGTAGGGATGCTATACTGAGCGGCGATTACGATGCACTGCTGCGTACGGGAGTGCGTCTCGAAAGCACGGAAT TTGTCAGTCAGTGTTACGAATGGCTTATGTGTTGGCTGCTGAAGCAAAGCGTAGCTCAGATGGAAGAAGCGAGTAAGGCTGGCGTGGACACGTTTACCGCACGCAACAACTGCCAGGTGTACCGTGCGAGGGATCTAAGCCGTGCGTACGCCGAGTATTACGCATTAGAGAGCTTCAG ATCCCGCTGTGCTCGAGCCGATGTAAACGCAGATCTGAAGCCAGTGCTGTTCCGCGTCTATTTAATCTACGGTTTGTGGTGCCTCGACCGACACATGACCACCTTCTACGCCGGTTCGTTCGCTAAGGGATCCGCATTCGCCGATGCAGTGCGCGGTACACTGCTGCGAATGTGCGGCGAGCTGAAGGACTCTGCCGTAGCGATTGCCGATGCGCTCGCTCCACCCGACTGGGTGCTAAACTCGGTAATCGCCAAATCGGACGGCCGGCTGTACGAGAACATTCAGTCAGTATTCATGACCAATCCGGGTGCGCTCGAGCGAGCCTCCTGGTGGAAGGACGTTATACCGTCCAAGCTGAGGGCCAAGCTGTAA
- the LOC120902645 gene encoding uncharacterized protein LOC120902645 produces MVVCVTIYPTSDRALSHYTNPCRAISRVQTSLQTATTCRVLIYLQTVLQTVLQTHFTNYRTTWAVLFSVCFWPVAFSMDLSMIPDPVEEIASEYLYVLVAANDVVAHIDWMYGIYQTWTGTHFHANLYLPPEHWQFYRDKINYVNQTWSSLSAVVAENDCPEMRELLRPLDDRRLAWQVTKMFLNDILEASEHGWMNVD; encoded by the exons ATGGTCGTGTGTGTAACAATATACCCGACTTCCGATCGCGCCCTATCACATTACACAAATCCGTGCAGAGCGATCAGTCGCGTTCAAACTTCGCTTCAAACGGCAACAACGTGCAGAGTGTTGATATACCTCCAAACGGTTCTCCAAACGGTTTTGCAAACTCATTTCACCAACTATCGTACAACGTGGGCTGTTTTGttcagtgtttgtttttggccaGTTGCGTTTTCCATGGATCTCAGTATGATCCCCGACCCTGTAGAAGAGATT GCCTCGGAGTATCTGTACGTGCTGGTTGCTGCGAATGATGTTGTGGCACACATCGATTGGATGTATGGGATATACCAAACATGGACGGGCACACATTTTCACGCCAACCTGTACTTACCACCAGAGCATTGGCAGTTTTATCGGGACAAAATCAACTACGTAAACCAAACCTGGTCCTCGCTGAGCGCTGTGGTTGCCGAAAATGATTGTCCGGAGATGAGGGAGCTGCTAAGACCGCTTGACGATCGTCGGCTTGCTTGGCAGGTGACGAAAATGTTTCTCAATGATATACTTGAAGCTTCGGAACATGGATGGATGAATGTTGAttaa
- the LOC120902708 gene encoding uncharacterized protein LOC120902708 — MVNLSQAAIERIYAEPFSNTALQHVELLCTLVEGCRDALATWKSLPERNMIETIEIAQRCCAEYRIVHSIVCRDELEIIRVYARLIALRSEWIKLLTIVKFLMTD; from the exons ATGGTCAATCTATCCcaagcagcgattgagcggatTTACGCT GAACCATTCAGCAACACTGCTCTCCAGCATGTCGAGTTGCTGTGCACCCTCGTGGAAGGATGTCGCGATGCGTTGGCCACGTGGAAAAGCTTGCCTGAGCGAAACATGATCGAAACAATCGAGATAGCGCAACGTTGCTGTGCCGAATACCGCATTGTGCATTCCATCGTATGCCGGGACGAGTTGGAGATCATCCGTGTGTATGCCCGGTTGATCGCACTGCGTTCGGAATGGATAAAACTGCTGACCATTGTAAAGTTTCTAATGACCGACTAG